A section of the Paenibacillus aurantius genome encodes:
- the rnz gene encoding ribonuclease Z, giving the protein MEYYFLGTGAGRPSKQRNVTSGILNLLAECGTCWLFDCGEGTQHQLMKSPYKPGKISKVFVTHLHGDHIFGLPGFLTSRSYQGGHSKVTVYGPPGIQLFLKTVFQVSESHLDYELEVVEIQEGIVMEDNRFKVEAAMVDHRIDSFGYRVTEKAGERPLYAGKLKERGIAPGPLFAQLKRGESVCLENGEQLHAKDFLGPAVTGRTLAVIGDTRSCARSVELAQDCDLLVHEATFAHRHQSLAADYGHSTAVEAAEIAKEAGVQKLVITHLSSRYQEEEAGLLAEAKEIFPETYLAHDFWGTAVPKRK; this is encoded by the coding sequence ATGGAATACTATTTTCTGGGAACGGGAGCGGGGAGGCCTTCCAAGCAGCGGAACGTAACATCCGGGATATTGAATCTGCTGGCAGAATGCGGGACTTGCTGGCTGTTCGACTGCGGAGAAGGGACCCAGCACCAGCTGATGAAATCCCCCTATAAGCCGGGTAAAATATCCAAAGTGTTCGTCACTCATTTACACGGAGATCATATTTTTGGCCTTCCGGGTTTTCTGACAAGCCGTTCGTATCAGGGAGGCCACTCGAAGGTAACCGTGTACGGACCTCCGGGCATCCAACTCTTTCTGAAAACAGTCTTCCAGGTGAGCGAATCTCATCTGGATTACGAGCTCGAAGTGGTGGAAATCCAGGAAGGGATTGTCATGGAGGATAACCGGTTTAAAGTGGAAGCCGCCATGGTGGATCATCGGATTGACAGCTTCGGGTACCGGGTTACCGAGAAGGCGGGGGAGCGTCCCCTCTACGCAGGGAAGCTGAAAGAGAGAGGAATTGCGCCTGGCCCTCTGTTTGCCCAATTGAAGCGCGGGGAATCCGTCTGCCTGGAGAATGGGGAACAGCTTCACGCGAAGGATTTTCTCGGACCCGCCGTTACCGGCCGAACGCTTGCGGTTATTGGAGATACGAGAAGCTGCGCCCGCTCGGTTGAGCTTGCCCAAGACTGCGATCTGCTCGTACACGAGGCGACTTTTGCCCATCGGCATCAAAGCCTGGCAGCGGATTACGGTCATTCCACCGCGGTGGAGGCGGCGGAGATCGCCAAGGAGGCGGGAGTCCAGAAGCTGGTTATCACCCATCTGAGCTCCCGTTACCAGGAAGAGGAGGCGGGGCTGCTGGCAGAGGCAAAGGAGATTTTCCCGGAGACTTATTTGGCTCACGATTTCTGGGGAACGGCAGTTCCAAAAAGGAAATAA
- the metH gene encoding methionine synthase yields MTKPSLQEQLQKKIMILDGAMGTMIQQENLTEEDFGGEDLDGCNEILVLTRPDVIRKIHEAYFAAGSDIIETNTFGATSVVLAEYGLQDRAEEINKAAAKLAVEAAEKYSTPEWPRYVAGALGPTTKTLSVTGGVTFDELVDSYYEQAKALIESKVDALLLETSQDTLNVKAGSLGIRRAMDELGVQLPIMISGTIEPMGTTLAGQNIESFYISLEHLNPISVGLNCATGPEFMRDHIRSLSQIAGMAVSCYPNAGLPDENGHYHESPESLAKKMAGFAERGWLNIAGGCCGTTPEHIHALAETLKDYAPRPQTGTHPPAVSGIETVYIEPENRPVMVGERTNVSGSRKFKRLIKEGKYEEASEVARAQVKKGAHIIDINLQDTDIDEAYAMETFLQQVVKKVKVPLMIDSTYDHIIELGLKYSQGKAVINSINLEDGESKFEAIVPLIHKYGAAVVCILIDESGQAVSRQAKIEVATRAYDLLVNKYGLKPHDIIFDPNMFPIGSGDPQYLGSAVETIEGIKLIKEKFPECKTILGLSNISFGLPPAGREVLNSVYLYHCTKAGLDYAIVNTETLERYASIPEHERELAENLIFNTNDETLAEFVSVFREKKVDKIEKISNLSLEERLASYVVEGTKEGLIPDLEEALKKYPPLQVINGPLMKGMEEVGRLFNNNELIVAEVLQSAEVMKASVAYLEPFMEKNESAVKGKILLATVKGDVHDIGKNLVEIILSNNGYQIVNLGIKVPPEQLIQAFREEKPDAIGLSGLLVKSAQQMVVTAQDLKTAGIDVPILVGGAALTRKFTKTRILPEYDGLVLYAKDAMDGLDIANKLSDSQQRQKLIDELREWKESDVMETGRKPSDNIVPSRARSTAISQDAPVFIPPDTERHILREYPLPHLLPYVNQEMLLGKHLGIRGSVEKLLKEGDPKATQLKEVVDGIYAEAQSEGIIKAHGMYRFFPAQSEGNDILVYDPDDHSRVIQRFSFPRQEVDPFLCLADFLKSTESGTMDYVGFLVVTAGHGIRELSGQWKDQGDYLRSHALQACALETAEAFAERIHHIMRDVWGFPDPAEMTMKQRHGARYQGIRVSFGYPACPNLEDQELLFQLMKPEDIGVELTEGCMMDPEASVSAMVFAHPQAQYFNVDKV; encoded by the coding sequence ATGACGAAACCATCACTGCAGGAGCAGCTGCAGAAGAAGATTATGATTTTGGACGGCGCCATGGGAACGATGATCCAGCAGGAGAATCTGACGGAAGAGGATTTCGGAGGAGAAGACCTGGACGGCTGCAACGAGATTCTGGTGCTGACCCGGCCGGATGTCATCCGGAAGATTCATGAGGCTTATTTCGCCGCGGGGTCGGATATTATTGAAACGAACACCTTCGGGGCGACGAGTGTCGTTCTTGCCGAATACGGGCTTCAAGACCGGGCCGAGGAAATCAACAAAGCAGCGGCGAAGCTGGCGGTGGAGGCAGCCGAAAAATACTCCACACCGGAATGGCCCCGTTACGTGGCGGGAGCCTTAGGACCGACGACCAAAACGTTGTCGGTTACAGGAGGCGTAACCTTTGACGAGCTGGTGGACAGCTACTACGAACAAGCGAAAGCATTAATCGAATCGAAGGTGGATGCGCTTCTACTGGAGACGTCCCAGGATACCTTGAACGTAAAAGCGGGAAGTCTCGGAATACGCCGGGCTATGGACGAGTTAGGGGTTCAGCTTCCCATCATGATTTCCGGTACGATCGAGCCTATGGGAACGACCCTTGCGGGTCAGAACATCGAATCGTTCTACATTTCGCTGGAGCATCTGAATCCCATCTCCGTCGGATTGAACTGCGCCACCGGCCCCGAATTCATGAGGGATCATATCCGGTCGCTGTCGCAAATTGCCGGAATGGCCGTCAGCTGTTACCCGAACGCCGGGCTTCCCGATGAGAACGGACATTACCATGAATCGCCGGAGTCACTGGCGAAGAAAATGGCCGGTTTTGCCGAGCGGGGCTGGCTGAACATTGCCGGCGGCTGCTGCGGGACGACTCCGGAGCATATCCATGCTCTCGCCGAAACGCTTAAGGATTATGCGCCGCGTCCGCAAACGGGTACCCATCCGCCTGCCGTTTCCGGAATCGAGACGGTCTACATCGAGCCGGAGAACCGGCCCGTAATGGTAGGGGAACGGACGAACGTTTCGGGCTCGCGTAAGTTCAAGCGCCTCATCAAAGAAGGAAAATACGAGGAAGCTTCCGAGGTCGCCCGCGCCCAGGTCAAGAAAGGCGCTCATATCATCGACATCAATCTTCAGGATACGGATATCGATGAGGCTTACGCGATGGAAACTTTCCTTCAGCAGGTCGTTAAGAAGGTCAAGGTTCCCCTCATGATCGACTCGACCTATGACCATATCATTGAGCTCGGGCTGAAATATTCCCAAGGAAAAGCGGTCATCAACTCCATCAATCTGGAGGACGGCGAATCCAAGTTCGAAGCGATCGTTCCCCTGATTCATAAATACGGAGCAGCCGTGGTCTGCATTCTCATTGATGAGAGTGGGCAGGCCGTCTCCCGCCAGGCCAAAATCGAGGTTGCCACGCGCGCCTACGACCTGCTGGTAAACAAGTACGGCTTGAAGCCGCACGATATTATTTTTGACCCGAATATGTTCCCGATCGGCTCCGGCGACCCTCAATACCTGGGATCCGCGGTAGAGACCATTGAAGGAATCAAGCTCATCAAAGAGAAGTTTCCCGAGTGCAAAACCATTCTCGGCTTGAGCAACATCTCGTTCGGCCTTCCGCCTGCAGGACGTGAGGTGCTGAATTCCGTTTACCTCTATCACTGTACGAAGGCTGGATTGGATTACGCCATAGTCAACACGGAGACGCTGGAGCGCTATGCCTCCATTCCGGAGCATGAGAGAGAGCTGGCGGAGAACCTGATCTTCAACACGAACGATGAGACGCTCGCCGAATTCGTGTCCGTTTTCCGGGAGAAGAAAGTCGACAAGATCGAGAAGATCTCCAACCTGAGCTTGGAGGAGCGTCTCGCTTCCTATGTCGTGGAGGGAACGAAGGAAGGGCTCATTCCCGACCTGGAGGAAGCCCTGAAGAAATATCCGCCGCTTCAAGTGATAAACGGACCGCTTATGAAAGGGATGGAAGAGGTCGGGCGGCTCTTTAATAACAACGAGCTGATCGTGGCCGAGGTTCTTCAGAGCGCAGAGGTCATGAAGGCCTCCGTGGCTTACCTGGAGCCTTTTATGGAGAAGAACGAATCCGCGGTAAAAGGAAAGATTCTGCTCGCCACCGTCAAGGGAGACGTTCACGACATTGGCAAAAACCTGGTGGAGATCATTCTCTCCAACAACGGGTACCAGATTGTGAACCTGGGGATCAAGGTACCGCCGGAGCAGCTGATTCAAGCTTTCCGGGAAGAGAAGCCCGACGCCATCGGCCTATCCGGCCTGCTGGTCAAATCCGCCCAGCAAATGGTCGTGACGGCGCAGGATTTGAAGACGGCCGGCATCGACGTGCCGATTCTTGTCGGAGGCGCCGCGCTCACGCGCAAGTTCACCAAAACACGCATTCTTCCGGAATATGACGGCTTGGTTCTCTATGCGAAGGACGCCATGGATGGCCTCGACATCGCAAACAAGCTGAGCGACAGCCAGCAGCGTCAGAAGCTGATTGACGAGCTGCGGGAGTGGAAGGAATCCGACGTGATGGAAACCGGCCGCAAGCCCTCGGACAACATCGTTCCGTCGCGAGCCAGAAGCACGGCGATTTCTCAAGATGCGCCGGTCTTTATCCCACCCGATACCGAACGTCACATCCTCCGGGAATACCCGCTTCCTCACCTGCTTCCTTACGTGAATCAGGAGATGCTGCTTGGGAAGCATCTGGGAATCCGCGGATCGGTGGAGAAGCTTCTTAAGGAAGGCGATCCGAAGGCCACTCAGCTAAAAGAAGTGGTGGACGGGATTTATGCGGAAGCCCAGTCGGAGGGCATCATCAAAGCTCACGGCATGTACCGGTTCTTCCCGGCCCAGTCAGAAGGTAACGATATTCTCGTCTATGACCCGGACGACCATTCCCGCGTCATTCAGCGGTTCTCGTTCCCCCGTCAGGAGGTGGATCCGTTCCTCTGCCTCGCCGATTTCCTGAAATCGACCGAGAGCGGCACGATGGATTATGTCGGCTTCCTGGTGGTCACCGCCGGGCATGGAATCCGGGAGCTCTCCGGGCAGTGGAAGGACCAGGGCGATTACCTGCGTTCCCATGCGCTCCAGGCATGCGCCCTGGAGACGGCCGAGGCCTTTGCCGAACGGATACATCACATCATGAGAGATGTGTGGGGCTTCCCGGATCCGGCCGAAATGACCATGAAGCAGCGGCACGGAGCCCGTTACCAGGGAATCCGGGTATCCTTCGGTTACCCGGCTTGTCCGAACCTGGAGGACCAGGAGCTTCTTTTCCAGCTGATGAAGCCGGAAGACATCGGGGTAGAGCTCACGGAAGGCTGCATGATGGATCCCGAAGCCTCCGTCTCCGCGATGGTGTTCGCCCATCCTCAAGCCCAATATTTCAATGTGGATAAGGTTTAA
- a CDS encoding 1,2-dihydroxy-3-keto-5-methylthiopentene dioxygenase: MAEIRIRSTNERITGEEQVKAFLDKQEVLYEHWDPGKLPASLQERFDLSDEEKAQILQTFDSEIRDLAARRGYRTWDIVVLSEATPNIEELLKKFEQVHTHTEDEVRAITAGNGIFIIKGTDDVGYFDVELTAGDVISVPEHKPHFFTLMEDRKIVAVRLFIETEGWIAHPFDDPAFIKA; this comes from the coding sequence ATGGCCGAAATTCGCATTCGCAGCACCAACGAACGCATCACCGGGGAAGAGCAGGTCAAAGCTTTTCTCGATAAGCAGGAAGTGCTTTATGAGCATTGGGACCCGGGCAAGCTCCCCGCCAGCCTGCAGGAAAGATTCGATCTTTCCGATGAGGAGAAGGCTCAAATTCTCCAAACCTTCGACTCCGAGATTCGCGACTTGGCGGCAAGACGCGGCTACCGCACCTGGGACATCGTCGTGCTGTCCGAGGCAACTCCGAACATTGAAGAGCTGCTGAAGAAATTCGAGCAGGTGCATACCCATACCGAGGATGAGGTTCGCGCCATCACGGCGGGCAACGGGATCTTCATTATCAAAGGAACGGACGATGTCGGCTACTTCGACGTCGAACTGACCGCCGGCGATGTTATCTCGGTACCGGAGCACAAACCGCACTTCTTTACCCTCATGGAGGACCGTAAAATCGTCGCCGTCCGTCTGTTCATCGAAACCGAGGGCTGGATTGCTCATCCGTTCGATGACCCAGCCTTCATCAAGGCCTAA
- a CDS encoding HAD family hydrolase, which yields MALKAVLFDLDDTLLWDERSVREAFEATCRSAAEWYPDIKPEELEASVRKEARALYEGYETYPFTQMIGINPFEGLWANFTEGEHDSFRKLQALAPGYRKEAWTRGLKGIGIEDAGLGAELAERFPRERRARPIVYEETFEVLDSLKGKVKLLLLTNGSPDLQQEKLAGFPELAAYFDHILISGTFGEGKPAVTIFNHAAGLLEIDPAEGLMVGDKLTTDIKGSAAIGMKNVWINSHGAEITGDVTPTYEIGRLRELLPIVESLL from the coding sequence ATGGCATTGAAGGCGGTTTTGTTTGATCTGGATGATACGCTTCTTTGGGACGAGCGCAGCGTCCGGGAGGCCTTTGAGGCAACCTGCCGTTCAGCGGCTGAATGGTATCCGGACATCAAGCCGGAGGAACTGGAAGCGTCCGTCCGTAAGGAAGCCCGGGCTTTATATGAAGGATATGAAACGTATCCTTTTACCCAGATGATCGGAATCAATCCCTTTGAAGGGTTATGGGCTAACTTTACGGAAGGGGAGCATGACAGCTTCCGCAAGCTGCAGGCGTTAGCGCCGGGCTACCGGAAGGAGGCTTGGACGCGCGGACTGAAAGGAATCGGCATTGAAGACGCCGGGCTGGGAGCTGAACTGGCGGAGCGGTTTCCTAGAGAACGCCGGGCCCGGCCGATTGTGTACGAAGAAACCTTTGAAGTTCTCGATTCCCTCAAGGGAAAGGTCAAGCTGCTCCTTCTTACGAACGGATCCCCGGATCTTCAGCAAGAAAAGCTGGCGGGCTTTCCGGAGCTGGCCGCCTACTTTGATCATATCCTCATTTCGGGCACATTCGGAGAGGGCAAGCCGGCCGTTACTATCTTTAACCACGCGGCAGGTCTGCTCGAAATCGATCCCGCCGAAGGGCTCATGGTGGGGGACAAGCTGACCACCGATATCAAAGGCTCCGCTGCCATCGGCATGAAGAACGTCTGGATCAATTCTCACGGGGCCGAGATCACCGGAGACGTGACTCCCACCTATGAGATCGGCCGATTAAGGGAGCTTCTTCCGATTGTGGAATCCCTGCTTTAA
- a CDS encoding DUF896 domain-containing protein yields MGMDETIARINELARKAKTVGLTDEEVEERNELRKIYIEAFKSSLKVQLDSIKYVEDEEDNVP; encoded by the coding sequence ATGGGAATGGACGAAACCATTGCAAGAATTAACGAACTGGCGCGCAAAGCCAAAACCGTAGGTCTTACCGACGAGGAAGTGGAAGAACGAAACGAGCTTCGCAAAATTTATATAGAAGCTTTCAAATCCAGTCTGAAGGTTCAACTGGATTCCATTAAGTATGTAGAGGATGAGGAAGACAATGTCCCGTAA
- a CDS encoding LysM peptidoglycan-binding domain-containing protein, with protein MTDVIKGDTLWSIAQENAPKGESVRSYMQQIKKLNHLEGTTLRPGQILYLP; from the coding sequence ATGACGGATGTAATTAAGGGGGATACGCTCTGGAGCATTGCCCAGGAGAACGCTCCTAAGGGAGAGAGCGTGCGTTCGTATATGCAGCAGATCAAGAAGCTTAATCATCTGGAAGGAACTACTCTTAGACCGGGACAAATTCTATACTTGCCCTAA
- the lexA gene encoding transcriptional repressor LexA has product MSKISGRQQAILDFIKTEVREKGYPPSVREIGEAVGLASSSTVHGHLERLEKKGLIRRDPTKPRAIELLGEDSEAMFSFSVARVPLIGKVTAGVPITATENIEDYFPLPMHYVGDDNVFMLSVIGESMIDAGIHNGDYVIVRQQPNANNGEIVVAMTEDDEATVKTFYKERDHIRLQPENPTMEPILLQNVTILGKVIGIFRDIQ; this is encoded by the coding sequence GTGAGCAAAATTTCCGGCCGCCAGCAGGCGATCCTGGATTTTATCAAAACCGAAGTGCGTGAGAAAGGCTATCCGCCTTCCGTCCGGGAAATCGGGGAAGCGGTCGGACTAGCCTCCAGTTCTACCGTGCACGGCCACCTCGAACGTCTGGAGAAGAAGGGTCTGATCCGCCGCGATCCTACCAAGCCGAGGGCGATTGAGCTCTTAGGAGAGGACAGCGAAGCCATGTTCTCCTTCTCGGTTGCCCGAGTCCCTCTGATCGGTAAAGTTACGGCAGGGGTACCCATTACCGCAACCGAGAATATCGAGGATTATTTCCCGCTCCCCATGCATTATGTCGGGGATGACAACGTCTTCATGCTTTCCGTCATCGGTGAAAGTATGATCGATGCGGGCATTCACAACGGCGACTATGTCATCGTCCGCCAGCAGCCGAATGCCAATAACGGCGAAATTGTCGTCGCCATGACGGAAGATGATGAAGCGACAGTCAAGACCTTCTATAAAGAGCGCGATCATATCCGCCTCCAGCCGGAGAATCCGACGATGGAGCCGATTCTACTTCAGAACGTAACGATTCTCGGGAAGGTCATCGGAATCTTCCGCGACATTCAATAG
- the glnA gene encoding type I glutamate--ammonia ligase produces MGYNKGYTKEDILRIAKEENVRFIRLQFTDLLGTIKNVEIPVSQLEKALDNKMMFDGSSIEGYVRIEESDMYLYPDLDTWVIFPWVAEDRIARLICDIYLPDGTPFAGDPRGILKKVLKEANDKGYSTMNVGPEPEFFLFKSDEKGNPTLELNDQGGYFDLAPTDLGENCRREIVLTLEEMGFEIEASHHEVAPGQHEIDFKYADAIKAADQIQTFKLVVKTIARQHGLHATFMPKPLFGVNGSGMHCHQSLFRGSENAFYDEKDKLGLSDEARQYMAGILKHARSFAAITNPTVNSYKRLVPGYEAPCYVAWSASNRSPMIRIPASRGLSTRVEVRNPDPAANPYLALAVMLKAGLDGIENKMSLPAPTDRNIYVMSEEEREEQGIPSLPADLKEALNELIRDEVICDALGEHALSHFYELKEIEWDMYRTQVHSWERDQYITLY; encoded by the coding sequence GTGGGTTACAACAAAGGATATACCAAAGAAGATATTCTGCGCATTGCCAAAGAGGAAAACGTAAGATTCATCCGCCTGCAGTTTACGGATCTCCTCGGCACCATCAAGAATGTGGAAATCCCGGTCAGCCAGCTGGAAAAGGCATTGGACAACAAAATGATGTTCGACGGGTCTTCCATCGAAGGGTATGTGCGGATTGAGGAATCCGATATGTACCTGTATCCGGATCTCGACACCTGGGTCATTTTCCCTTGGGTGGCGGAAGACCGCATCGCCCGTCTGATTTGCGACATTTATCTGCCGGACGGCACTCCGTTTGCCGGGGATCCTCGCGGCATTCTGAAGAAAGTGCTGAAGGAAGCGAACGATAAAGGCTACTCGACGATGAACGTCGGACCAGAGCCGGAATTCTTCCTGTTCAAGTCCGACGAGAAGGGCAACCCGACGCTGGAGCTTAACGACCAAGGCGGTTACTTCGATTTAGCCCCTACGGACCTCGGGGAAAACTGCCGCCGCGAGATTGTGCTGACACTGGAGGAAATGGGCTTTGAGATCGAAGCTTCCCACCATGAGGTAGCCCCCGGCCAGCACGAAATCGACTTCAAATATGCCGACGCCATCAAAGCGGCCGACCAGATCCAGACGTTCAAGCTCGTGGTCAAGACGATCGCCCGCCAGCACGGCCTGCACGCGACCTTCATGCCGAAGCCGCTGTTCGGGGTGAACGGCTCCGGGATGCACTGCCACCAGTCCTTGTTCCGCGGCAGCGAGAACGCCTTCTACGACGAGAAGGATAAGCTGGGCTTGAGCGATGAGGCGAGACAATACATGGCGGGAATCTTGAAGCACGCCCGCTCGTTCGCCGCCATCACGAATCCGACGGTGAACTCTTACAAGCGTCTTGTTCCCGGGTATGAGGCTCCTTGCTACGTGGCCTGGTCGGCGAGCAACCGCAGTCCGATGATCCGGATCCCGGCTTCCCGCGGGCTGAGCACCCGGGTGGAAGTGCGCAATCCGGACCCGGCCGCCAACCCTTATCTGGCTCTCGCCGTTATGTTGAAGGCCGGCTTGGACGGCATCGAGAACAAGATGTCTCTGCCGGCTCCGACCGACCGCAACATCTATGTCATGAGCGAAGAAGAGAGAGAAGAGCAAGGCATCCCAAGCCTGCCGGCCGATTTGAAAGAGGCCTTGAACGAGCTCATTCGCGACGAAGTGATCTGCGACGCTCTGGGCGAGCATGCTCTTTCCCATTTCTATGAGCTGAAAGAAATCGAGTGGGACATGTACCGCACCCAGGTTCATTCCTGGGAACGCGATCAGTATATCACCCTTTATTAA
- a CDS encoding MerR family transcriptional regulator — MANNDELRKNMALFPIGIVMKLTDLTARQIRYYEQHELVKPARTGGNQRLYSFIDVQRLLEIKDLIEKGVNIAGIKQVLLPVSGDSEEATVITEQTEMKRKELTETQLHKMLKQQLISGKRPGQVSLIQGELSRFFH, encoded by the coding sequence ATGGCTAACAATGATGAATTGCGCAAGAACATGGCGCTGTTCCCTATCGGGATAGTCATGAAATTAACCGATTTAACCGCCAGACAGATTCGGTATTATGAACAGCATGAATTGGTTAAGCCTGCCCGTACGGGCGGGAACCAGCGTTTGTACTCATTCATCGACGTACAACGGCTGCTTGAGATCAAAGATCTGATTGAGAAGGGCGTAAACATAGCCGGAATCAAACAGGTCCTGCTCCCGGTATCGGGTGATTCCGAGGAGGCGACGGTCATTACCGAACAAACCGAGATGAAGCGCAAGGAATTGACGGAAACCCAGCTCCACAAGATGCTCAAGCAGCAGTTGATCAGCGGCAAGCGTCCCGGTCAGGTTTCTCTGATTCAGGGAGAGCTTTCCCGATTTTTTCATTAA
- a CDS encoding methionine gamma-lyase family protein: MTASKRIEEVVDQAEALIDGRLKEMDRTVDHNQWKVIRAFQKYQVSDFHFAGSTGYGYNDRGREVLDLVYAEAFGAEAALVRPHFVSGTHTIGTALFGVLRPGDKLLYITGRPYDTLHKVIGRGKDGSGSLGDWGIAYDEAPLRGDGSPDWDTIREKLTPDTRVVGIQRSRGYDWRPSFTVSQIKEMVDFVKGIRPDVIVFVDNCYGEFTERTEPTEAGVDLMAGSLIKNPGGGIAATGGYIAGRADLVEKAAYRLTAPGIGGEVGAMLGTTRSLFQGFFLAPHLVGQALKGSVFAAAVFERLGFETHPRWEEPRTDLIQAIRFTGEEHLIAFVQGIQKASAVDAHVVPEPWDMPGYEHPVIMAAGTFMQGGSLELSADAPIREPYIGYMQGGLTYSHAKLGVLCALENMAKRGLL; this comes from the coding sequence ATGACGGCATCTAAGCGAATCGAAGAGGTGGTGGATCAGGCGGAAGCTCTGATCGACGGCCGACTTAAGGAAATGGACCGAACGGTTGACCATAACCAGTGGAAGGTCATCCGGGCTTTTCAGAAATATCAAGTAAGCGATTTTCATTTTGCCGGCTCGACCGGGTACGGGTATAACGACAGAGGCCGCGAGGTGCTCGATCTGGTTTACGCGGAGGCGTTTGGAGCGGAGGCCGCTTTGGTGCGGCCTCATTTTGTGTCCGGGACGCACACGATCGGAACGGCTCTGTTCGGAGTTCTGCGCCCGGGGGACAAGCTGCTGTACATTACGGGGCGACCCTATGACACGCTCCACAAAGTCATTGGCCGGGGAAAGGACGGCTCCGGCTCCCTTGGGGACTGGGGCATCGCCTATGACGAGGCGCCTCTTCGCGGGGACGGATCTCCCGATTGGGATACCATTCGCGAGAAGCTGACCCCCGATACTCGGGTGGTAGGCATACAACGCTCCCGCGGCTACGATTGGCGGCCGTCCTTTACGGTGAGCCAGATTAAGGAAATGGTCGACTTCGTCAAAGGGATCCGGCCGGACGTGATCGTCTTCGTCGACAATTGCTACGGGGAGTTCACCGAGCGGACGGAGCCGACGGAGGCCGGCGTCGATCTTATGGCAGGCTCCCTCATCAAGAACCCGGGCGGCGGCATTGCGGCAACGGGAGGATATATCGCCGGCCGCGCCGATCTCGTGGAGAAAGCGGCCTACCGCTTGACCGCACCCGGAATCGGGGGAGAGGTAGGGGCGATGCTGGGAACGACGCGCAGCTTGTTCCAGGGCTTCTTCCTCGCTCCCCATCTGGTCGGACAGGCCCTCAAGGGTAGCGTCTTTGCTGCAGCCGTCTTCGAACGGCTCGGGTTTGAGACGCATCCCCGCTGGGAGGAGCCGCGGACCGACCTCATTCAGGCGATCCGCTTCACGGGAGAGGAGCACCTGATCGCCTTCGTGCAGGGCATCCAGAAGGCTTCGGCCGTCGATGCCCACGTCGTTCCCGAGCCGTGGGACATGCCGGGGTACGAGCACCCCGTTATCATGGCGGCGGGCACGTTCATGCAGGGCGGAAGCTTGGAGCTCTCGGCGGATGCTCCTATCCGGGAGCCGTATATCGGCTACATGCAGGGGGGCTTGACTTATTCCCACGCCAAGCTGGGGGTTCTATGCGCTCTTGAGAATATGGCCAAACGCGGATTATTGTAA